A single window of Halobacterium jilantaiense DNA harbors:
- a CDS encoding NUDIX domain-containing protein, with product METTRHFTATVYVVNDGATALHEHGRLGITIPPGGHVDRDELPHEAGKREVTEELGQDPTILGEAPDVPAPDGFALPTPRYQLCYDINVHEDGTVGHQHVDHVYFATVSSRNVDPGPDEAPPEVWDWYTPSELRASEDVDPDTAQLGVEAIEAATE from the coding sequence ATGGAGACCACGCGGCACTTCACCGCAACCGTCTACGTCGTCAACGACGGCGCGACCGCCCTCCACGAACACGGCCGGCTCGGTATCACCATCCCGCCCGGCGGGCACGTCGACCGCGACGAACTCCCCCACGAGGCCGGCAAGCGCGAGGTCACGGAGGAACTCGGACAGGACCCCACCATTCTCGGCGAAGCGCCGGACGTACCCGCGCCTGACGGCTTCGCGCTGCCGACGCCGCGCTACCAGCTCTGCTACGACATCAACGTCCACGAGGACGGCACGGTCGGCCACCAACACGTCGACCACGTCTACTTCGCGACCGTCTCCTCCCGGAACGTCGACCCGGGGCCCGACGAAGCACCGCCCGAGGTCTGGGACTGGTACACGCCCTCCGAACTCCGGGCGAGCGAGGACGTCGACCCGGACACGGCCCAGCTCGGCGTCGAAGCCATCGAAGCAGCTACCGAGTAG
- a CDS encoding asparagine synthase C-terminal domain-containing protein, producing the protein MRGATSDVVAGAIADRDPLPGTAGFAGDLPDGRLARDVLGRELCYVDRGDWSHDPDELTDPTLLPAGHVRAAGEAGVGDRVWSLPDPSVRDERPVESVQAALRGALAGVPAGDDLAVAFSGGVDSALVAAELDAPLYVVGYEGSSDIEAARESAAAMDRSDDLRVHEVSLDDIEAAVPEVAEAIGRTNAMDVQIALPLYLVAERAAADGFDRLALGQGADELFGGYAKVAKAPDDPRTDADTVRGARRETVLSLPDQLERDVRALRAAGVEPVTPLLHDDVVRAALELPGEWLVSGGTRKRALREAARAWLPDSVADRDKKAVQYGSLVAREVDRLARQAGFKRRMDDHVTKYVSSRVRNGT; encoded by the coding sequence ATGCGCGGCGCGACCTCCGACGTGGTCGCCGGCGCTATCGCGGACCGCGACCCGTTGCCCGGGACCGCCGGATTCGCCGGCGACCTGCCGGACGGGCGTCTCGCCCGAGACGTGCTCGGGCGTGAACTCTGCTACGTCGACCGCGGCGACTGGAGCCACGACCCCGACGAACTGACTGACCCGACGCTGCTGCCCGCGGGCCACGTCCGCGCCGCGGGCGAGGCAGGGGTCGGCGACCGCGTCTGGTCGCTTCCGGACCCGTCAGTCCGCGATGAGCGCCCGGTAGAGTCGGTCCAAGCGGCGCTCCGGGGCGCGCTCGCTGGGGTTCCGGCGGGTGACGACCTCGCCGTCGCGTTCTCCGGGGGCGTGGACTCGGCGCTCGTGGCCGCCGAACTCGACGCGCCGCTGTACGTCGTCGGCTACGAGGGCAGCAGCGACATCGAGGCGGCCCGCGAGTCGGCCGCAGCGATGGACCGGAGCGACGACCTGCGCGTCCACGAGGTGAGCCTCGACGACATCGAAGCGGCTGTCCCCGAGGTCGCAGAGGCTATCGGCCGCACGAACGCGATGGACGTCCAGATTGCGCTGCCGCTGTACCTGGTCGCGGAGCGCGCGGCCGCGGACGGCTTCGACCGGCTCGCGCTCGGGCAGGGCGCGGACGAACTGTTCGGCGGCTACGCGAAGGTCGCGAAGGCACCCGACGACCCGCGCACGGACGCCGACACGGTCCGGGGCGCGCGCCGGGAGACGGTGCTGTCGCTGCCGGACCAGCTGGAGCGCGACGTTCGCGCGCTGCGGGCGGCGGGCGTGGAGCCGGTGACGCCGCTGCTCCACGACGACGTGGTTCGGGCGGCGCTCGAACTCCCGGGCGAGTGGCTCGTCTCGGGGGGAACGCGGAAGCGCGCGCTCCGCGAGGCCGCTCGCGCGTGGCTGCCTGATTCGGTCGCCGACAGGGACAAGAAGGCCGTCCAGTACGGGAGTCTGGTCGCCCGGGAGGTCGACCGGCTCGCCCGGCAGGCGGGGTTCAAGCGGCGGATGGACGACCACGTCACGAAGTACGTCTCGTCCCGCGTGAGAAACGGCACCTAG
- a CDS encoding PHP domain-containing protein, whose product MLSVELHAHSELSYDGRDPVEMLLEQAQAVGLDALAVTDHDEIDASMRAADLAPDYDLVGIPGMEVTSAAGHVLAIGVDSAVPPGLPFGETLSEIRDRGGIAIVPHPFQSSRSGVAPNISREELASADAIEVYNSRLLTGRANRKAEKFARRNDLPMTAGSDAHIAEMVGQAVTRVNAEERSVQSILDAIRAGETSVEGKRTPWHISFRQAAGGAKRRVKNRLASFF is encoded by the coding sequence GTGCTGTCGGTCGAACTCCACGCGCACTCCGAACTCTCCTACGACGGCCGGGACCCCGTCGAGATGCTCCTCGAGCAGGCACAGGCGGTGGGGCTCGACGCGCTGGCGGTGACGGACCACGACGAAATCGACGCGAGCATGCGGGCCGCCGACCTCGCGCCGGACTACGACCTCGTGGGCATTCCGGGGATGGAGGTGACCAGCGCCGCCGGCCACGTGCTCGCCATCGGCGTCGACTCCGCCGTCCCGCCGGGGCTGCCGTTCGGCGAGACCCTGTCGGAAATCCGGGACCGGGGCGGCATCGCCATCGTCCCTCACCCGTTCCAGTCCTCGCGCAGCGGCGTCGCGCCGAACATCTCCCGGGAGGAGTTGGCGTCGGCGGACGCCATCGAGGTGTACAACTCGCGGCTGCTGACCGGGCGCGCGAACCGGAAGGCCGAGAAGTTCGCGCGCCGCAACGACCTCCCGATGACCGCCGGGAGCGACGCCCACATCGCCGAGATGGTCGGGCAGGCGGTCACGAGAGTGAACGCCGAGGAGCGCAGCGTCCAGAGCATCCTCGACGCCATCCGGGCGGGAGAGACGAGCGTCGAGGGCAAGCGCACGCCCTGGCACATCAGCTTCCGGCAGGCCGCCGGGGGCGCGAAGCGCCGCGTGAAGAACCGGCTCGCGAGCTTCTTCTGA
- the purM gene encoding phosphoribosylformylglycinamidine cyclo-ligase, with protein MTGGEADGDTEQDEDGLTYADAGVDIEDSEAATAALVGAVSEQADTTEYAGLVDLGDRYLALATDGVGTKLLVAEAVDDYSTVGIDCIAMNVNDLVAAGVEPAAFVDYLAVDEPSERREAELGEGLAAGAEAAGVALVGGETAVMPEVVKGFDIAGTVAGLATEADLFPGDAEAGDALVGFPSSGIHSNGLTLAREAAAREGGYDEPFPYDGYETVGGALLEPTRIYTHLLGDFREHGVHAAAHVTGGGWTNLERMGEFRYEVSDPLPAQPVFDYVQDAGDVSDEEMHRTFNMGTGFVVALPENDAKSLASETDGGVIGRVKEGDGVAIRGLTL; from the coding sequence ATGACTGGCGGCGAGGCAGACGGCGACACCGAACAGGACGAGGACGGACTGACGTACGCCGACGCGGGCGTCGACATCGAGGACAGCGAGGCGGCGACGGCTGCGCTCGTCGGCGCGGTCTCCGAGCAGGCCGACACCACGGAGTACGCGGGCCTCGTGGACCTCGGCGACCGGTACCTCGCGCTCGCCACCGACGGCGTCGGCACGAAACTGCTCGTCGCGGAGGCCGTCGACGACTACTCCACGGTGGGTATCGACTGCATCGCGATGAACGTCAACGACCTCGTCGCGGCCGGCGTCGAGCCGGCGGCGTTCGTCGACTACCTCGCCGTGGACGAACCCAGCGAGCGCCGCGAGGCGGAACTCGGTGAGGGGCTCGCAGCGGGAGCCGAAGCGGCGGGCGTCGCGCTCGTCGGCGGCGAGACGGCGGTGATGCCGGAGGTCGTGAAGGGCTTCGACATCGCGGGCACCGTCGCCGGCCTCGCGACCGAGGCAGACCTGTTCCCGGGCGACGCCGAGGCGGGCGACGCGCTGGTCGGCTTCCCGTCCTCCGGCATCCACTCGAACGGCCTCACGCTCGCTCGCGAAGCCGCGGCACGCGAGGGCGGCTACGACGAGCCGTTCCCGTACGACGGCTACGAGACGGTCGGCGGGGCGCTGCTGGAGCCGACCCGCATCTACACGCACCTCCTCGGGGACTTCCGCGAGCACGGCGTCCACGCCGCCGCGCACGTCACCGGTGGGGGCTGGACGAACCTCGAACGCATGGGCGAGTTCCGCTACGAGGTGTCGGACCCGCTGCCCGCCCAGCCCGTGTTCGACTACGTGCAGGACGCCGGCGACGTGAGCGACGAGGAGATGCACCGCACCTTCAACATGGGCACCGGGTTCGTCGTCGCGCTCCCCGAGAACGACGCGAAGTCGCTGGCGAGCGAGACCGACGGCGGGGTCATCGGGCGGGTCAAGGAGGGCGACGGCGTGGCGATTCGCGGGCTGACGCTGTAA
- a CDS encoding heavy-metal-associated domain-containing protein: MATSRATFTVTDARSPADVENIEDALRDHEGVQLVDIDPETGETEVRHGESLVSGEEIRSAVEELGYDVEPDEEP; the protein is encoded by the coding sequence GTGGCGACTAGCCGAGCGACGTTCACCGTGACCGACGCTCGGTCGCCGGCCGACGTCGAGAACATCGAGGACGCGCTCCGCGACCACGAGGGCGTCCAGCTCGTCGACATCGACCCGGAGACCGGCGAGACCGAGGTCCGGCACGGCGAGTCGCTGGTGTCAGGCGAGGAGATTCGGTCGGCCGTCGAGGAGCTCGGCTACGACGTGGAGCCCGACGAGGAGCCGTGA
- a CDS encoding manganese catalase family protein has translation MFYHDNQLQYEVEVEEPDPEFGRMLQQAIGGVEGEMRVAMQYFFQAAAIPDEHAEYREMLRDTAAEELGHIEMLAAAVNKNLRGASASLGDGDSAVSELLPRQFLSSGMHAMPTDANGAAFDGSWIVASGNLAADMYANIMAESTGRLLATRLYELADDPGMKDMLAYLIARDTMHQNQWITLLKELGDPEEVFDVHPIPDSFPDEVENQEFSYAFMSTNVEPQEATDLPWTTGSSIDEEGEYSFLRELDLDGAPMSVPKPSAQAYNEPAPQGED, from the coding sequence GTGTTCTACCACGACAACCAGCTCCAGTACGAGGTCGAAGTCGAGGAACCGGACCCCGAGTTCGGGCGGATGCTCCAGCAGGCCATCGGCGGCGTCGAGGGCGAGATGCGGGTCGCCATGCAGTACTTCTTCCAGGCGGCCGCCATCCCGGACGAGCACGCCGAGTACCGGGAGATGCTGCGGGACACCGCCGCCGAGGAACTCGGACACATCGAGATGCTCGCCGCCGCCGTCAACAAGAACCTCCGGGGCGCGTCCGCATCGCTCGGCGACGGCGACTCGGCCGTCTCCGAGCTGCTCCCCCGGCAGTTCCTCTCGTCCGGCATGCACGCGATGCCGACGGACGCCAACGGGGCCGCCTTCGACGGCAGCTGGATCGTCGCCAGCGGCAACCTCGCGGCCGACATGTACGCTAACATCATGGCCGAGTCCACGGGCCGGCTGCTCGCCACGCGGCTCTACGAGCTCGCTGACGACCCCGGGATGAAGGACATGCTCGCGTACCTCATCGCGCGAGACACGATGCACCAGAACCAGTGGATCACCCTCCTGAAGGAACTCGGCGACCCCGAGGAGGTCTTCGACGTGCATCCGATTCCCGACAGCTTCCCGGACGAAGTGGAGAACCAGGAGTTCAGCTACGCGTTCATGTCAACGAACGTCGAACCGCAGGAGGCGACCGACCTCCCGTGGACGACCGGCTCCTCTATCGACGAAGAGGGCGAGTACTCGTTCCTCCGAGAGCTCGACCTCGACGGCGCGCCGATGAGCGTGCCGAAGCCGTCCGCGCAGGCGTACAACGAGCCCGCACCCCAGGGGGAGGACTGA
- the gatA gene encoding Asp-tRNA(Asn)/Glu-tRNA(Gln) amidotransferase subunit GatA, with the protein MSLNAFITETDIEGEGDGPLDGTTVAVKDNISTEGVPTTCGSRMLEDYEAPYDATVVERLTDAGATIVGKANMDEFGMGTTTETSYFGPTKNPVDDERVPGGSSGGSAAAVAAGDADVALGSDTGGSVRCPAAFCGVVGIKPTYGLVSRYGLVAYANSLEQIGPIAPTVEEAAELLDVIAGPDPRDGTTREAGADSDYAGAAEGDVDGLTVGVPTELVEGADERVVERFEESLDDLRAQGAETVEVSLPSVEYAVAAYYVIAMSEASSNLARFDGVRYGTSGGFDGNWNETFAESRSEGFGDEVKRRVLLGTYALSAGYHDKYYKQAQEARAWVKQDFDEAFEDVDVLASPTMPVLPPKLGESLDDPVQMYLADANTTPVNLANLPAISVPAGEADGLPVGLQLVGPKFGEETIVNAAAAVEQ; encoded by the coding sequence ATGAGCCTAAACGCCTTCATCACCGAGACGGACATCGAGGGCGAGGGGGACGGACCACTCGACGGCACCACCGTCGCCGTCAAGGACAACATCTCAACCGAGGGCGTGCCGACCACCTGTGGCTCCCGGATGCTCGAAGACTACGAGGCTCCCTACGACGCCACCGTCGTCGAACGCCTCACCGACGCGGGCGCAACCATCGTCGGGAAAGCGAACATGGACGAGTTCGGGATGGGGACGACGACGGAAACGTCCTACTTCGGCCCGACGAAGAACCCCGTCGACGACGAGCGCGTCCCCGGTGGCTCCTCGGGAGGCTCTGCGGCCGCAGTCGCAGCCGGCGACGCCGACGTCGCGCTCGGCTCCGACACCGGCGGCTCGGTGCGCTGCCCGGCTGCATTTTGCGGCGTCGTCGGCATCAAGCCGACCTACGGGCTCGTCTCCCGGTACGGCCTCGTCGCGTACGCGAACAGCCTCGAACAGATCGGTCCGATTGCACCGACCGTCGAGGAGGCCGCCGAACTGCTCGACGTCATCGCCGGCCCCGACCCCCGTGACGGCACGACCCGGGAGGCGGGCGCGGACTCCGACTACGCCGGCGCTGCCGAGGGCGACGTCGACGGCCTCACTGTCGGCGTCCCCACCGAACTCGTCGAGGGGGCCGACGAGCGCGTCGTCGAGCGCTTCGAGGAGTCGCTCGACGACCTCCGCGCGCAGGGTGCCGAGACCGTCGAAGTGTCCCTGCCCTCGGTCGAGTACGCCGTCGCCGCCTACTACGTCATCGCGATGTCCGAGGCGTCCTCGAACCTCGCGCGTTTCGACGGCGTCCGGTACGGCACCTCCGGCGGCTTCGACGGCAACTGGAACGAGACGTTCGCCGAGTCGCGCTCCGAGGGCTTCGGTGACGAGGTCAAGCGCCGCGTCCTCCTCGGGACGTACGCGCTCTCGGCGGGCTACCACGACAAGTACTACAAGCAGGCCCAGGAGGCCCGCGCGTGGGTGAAACAGGACTTCGACGAGGCCTTCGAGGACGTCGACGTGCTGGCGTCGCCGACGATGCCCGTGCTCCCGCCGAAGCTCGGCGAGAGCCTCGACGACCCGGTCCAGATGTACCTCGCCGACGCGAACACCACGCCGGTGAATCTCGCGAACCTCCCCGCAATCTCGGTGCCCGCCGGCGAGGCCGACGGGCTCCCGGTCGGGCTGCAGCTCGTCGGCCCGAAGTTCGGCGAGGAGACCATCGTCAACGCCGCCGCGGCGGTCGAGCAGTAA
- a CDS encoding transcription initiation factor IIB has translation MTDQRTTREAERETEDEEDEEQRRHHDADETRRCPECGGDLVEDEEHGETVCSECGLVVEENGIDRGPEWRAFNSHEQDQKSRVGAPTTNMMHDKGLSTNIGWQDKDAYGNSLSGRQRRKMQRLRKWNERFRTRNSKERNLKQALGEIERMASAMGLPENVRETASVIYRRALSEDLLPGRSIEGVATSALYAAARQANTPRSLDEVASVSRVDRDEIARTYRYVARELSLEVAPTDPASYVPRFCSELDLTEEVERRARELLSAADDAGITSGKSPVGLAAAAVYAAALLANERVTQSEVSEVASISEVTIRNRYHEILEAGGETGVEA, from the coding sequence ATGACTGACCAACGAACGACCCGGGAAGCGGAGCGGGAAACCGAAGACGAAGAGGACGAGGAACAGCGTCGACACCACGACGCCGACGAGACGCGGCGCTGTCCCGAATGCGGCGGCGACCTCGTCGAGGACGAGGAACACGGGGAGACGGTCTGCTCGGAGTGCGGGCTGGTCGTCGAGGAGAACGGCATCGACCGCGGTCCAGAGTGGCGTGCCTTCAACTCACACGAACAGGACCAGAAGTCCCGCGTGGGCGCGCCGACGACGAACATGATGCACGACAAGGGACTGTCGACGAACATCGGCTGGCAGGACAAAGACGCCTACGGCAACAGCCTCTCCGGCCGACAGCGCCGCAAGATGCAGCGGCTGCGCAAGTGGAACGAGCGCTTCCGCACCCGCAACAGCAAGGAACGCAACCTCAAGCAGGCCCTCGGCGAAATCGAACGCATGGCCTCGGCGATGGGCCTACCGGAGAACGTCCGGGAGACGGCGTCGGTCATCTACCGCCGCGCGCTCTCCGAGGACCTCCTCCCCGGCCGCAGCATCGAGGGCGTCGCGACGAGCGCGCTGTACGCGGCCGCCCGGCAGGCGAACACGCCCCGGAGCCTCGACGAGGTGGCGAGCGTCAGCCGCGTGGACCGCGACGAGATTGCGCGGACCTACCGGTACGTCGCCCGGGAGCTGAGCCTCGAAGTCGCCCCCACCGACCCCGCGAGCTACGTGCCCCGGTTCTGCTCCGAACTCGATCTCACGGAGGAAGTCGAGCGCCGCGCCCGCGAGCTGCTGTCGGCGGCCGACGACGCCGGCATCACGTCCGGGAAGTCACCCGTCGGGCTCGCCGCGGCGGCCGTCTACGCCGCCGCGCTGCTCGCCAACGAGCGCGTCACGCAGAGCGAGGTCAGCGAGGTCGCGAGCATCAGCGAGGTCACCATCCGGAACCGCTACCACGAGATTCTGGAGGCCGGCGGCGAGACCGGCGTGGAGGCCTGA
- a CDS encoding acyl-CoA thioesterase, translating into MSDSARLMDSYTEMTEMLLPNDTNNLGRALGGAVLHWMDICAAIASMRFAGNQVVTASMDHVDFISAIEMGEVAVVEAYVFDTGRTSIDVKVDVRAEDPREGTERKTTESFFTFVALDEDGEPTEVPDLTCESDAEQGLRDAAFEAKAEQAEN; encoded by the coding sequence ATGAGCGACTCCGCGCGGCTGATGGACTCGTACACGGAGATGACGGAGATGCTGCTGCCGAACGACACGAACAACCTCGGGCGGGCGCTCGGGGGTGCCGTCCTCCACTGGATGGACATCTGTGCGGCCATCGCGTCGATGCGGTTCGCCGGCAATCAGGTCGTGACGGCGTCGATGGACCACGTCGACTTCATCAGCGCCATCGAGATGGGCGAAGTCGCGGTCGTCGAGGCCTACGTCTTCGACACCGGCCGCACCAGCATCGACGTGAAAGTGGACGTGCGCGCCGAGGACCCCCGTGAGGGCACGGAGCGCAAGACGACGGAGTCGTTCTTCACGTTCGTCGCGCTCGACGAGGACGGCGAACCCACCGAGGTGCCGGACCTCACCTGCGAGTCGGACGCCGAGCAGGGACTGCGGGACGCGGCCTTCGAAGCGAAGGCAGAACAGGCGGAGAACTGA
- a CDS encoding SDR family oxidoreductase yields the protein MADFLDDGAAVVTGGSSGIGRAISLAYADAGADVVVADLQRESRDPEEDVPTAELVEAETDQSAVFVECDVSDPSDTEAAVAAADDFGGVTAMVNNAGVFRGGDFLDVSEEDFQSLLDVNLKGTFFGAQAAAERMVAGDGGAIVNLSSVAGLRGSAGFATYCASKGAVRLLTYSLAAELGPQGVRVNAIHPGLVDTAMTTEDVPIIGSESGEQYLDGIPLGRFADTGDIADAAVYLASAAGDYVNGESITVDGGMTNTS from the coding sequence ATGGCCGATTTCCTGGACGACGGTGCAGCGGTCGTGACCGGCGGTAGCTCCGGCATCGGACGAGCGATCAGCCTGGCGTACGCGGACGCAGGGGCCGACGTGGTGGTCGCGGACCTCCAGCGGGAGTCCCGCGACCCCGAGGAGGACGTCCCGACGGCCGAACTCGTCGAGGCGGAGACCGACCAGTCGGCGGTGTTCGTGGAGTGCGACGTGAGCGACCCCAGCGACACGGAGGCGGCCGTCGCGGCGGCCGACGACTTCGGCGGCGTCACGGCGATGGTGAACAACGCCGGGGTGTTCCGCGGCGGCGACTTTCTCGACGTCTCCGAGGAGGACTTCCAGTCGCTGCTGGACGTCAACCTCAAGGGGACGTTCTTCGGCGCGCAGGCCGCCGCCGAGCGCATGGTCGCCGGCGACGGCGGTGCCATCGTGAACCTCTCCAGCGTCGCCGGCCTGCGTGGCTCGGCCGGTTTCGCGACCTACTGCGCGTCGAAGGGCGCGGTCCGGCTGCTGACGTACTCGCTGGCGGCCGAACTCGGTCCACAGGGCGTGCGCGTGAACGCCATCCACCCCGGCCTCGTCGACACGGCGATGACCACCGAGGACGTGCCCATCATCGGCAGCGAGTCCGGCGAACAGTACCTCGACGGCATCCCGCTGGGGCGGTTCGCCGACACCGGCGACATCGCGGACGCGGCGGTCTACCTGGCGAGCGCCGCGGGCGACTACGTGAACGGCGAGAGCATCACGGTCGACGGCGGCATGACGAACACGAGCTAG
- a CDS encoding TraB/GumN family protein — MSEEAQPDREGSVRVVGTAHVSSDSVEEVERVVAEEQPDTVAVELDEGRFRQMQGDAPEDLDPKDLLKGSMAFQFLAYWLLSYVQQRLGEQFGIEPGSDMQAAVEAAKAAGSEVALVDRDIQVTIQRFWSRMTGTEKLRMVAELALGVTDSRTLGFAVGGFVGGLVGLAAEALGGPYVLPPVPGGLGVLGWIVGIVVSAAEVVLFAIAGGAVLGAVFVVLFARAAPEEDVEEFSMDELTDTDVVSAMMEEFRRFSPGGAEALIDERDAFIAHNLVGLRNQGKHVVAVVGAGHREGIEHYLANPEELPPMEGLTGRESGGSWLSKAFGLLITVGFLAFFALLVMAGVDNTILLQVFGAWFLFNGAISLIAAKLAGAHWTSAGIGGAVAWLTSVNPLLAPGWFAGYVELRYLSVRVADISTLNDLLDDETRPIRDIVSDMLDVPLFRLIAVVAMTNIGSIVATLLFPFVILPLVGGPFDSVAAVSDAMVRGAENSADAIWGLLR, encoded by the coding sequence ATGAGTGAGGAAGCCCAACCCGACCGCGAGGGGTCGGTGCGGGTCGTCGGCACGGCGCACGTCTCCTCGGACAGCGTCGAGGAGGTCGAACGCGTCGTCGCCGAGGAGCAGCCCGACACGGTCGCCGTCGAACTCGACGAGGGTCGGTTCCGACAGATGCAGGGCGACGCCCCGGAGGACCTCGACCCGAAAGACCTCCTGAAAGGGAGCATGGCGTTCCAGTTCCTGGCGTACTGGCTGCTGTCGTACGTCCAGCAGCGCCTCGGCGAGCAGTTCGGTATCGAGCCCGGGTCCGACATGCAGGCGGCCGTCGAGGCCGCGAAGGCCGCGGGCTCCGAGGTGGCGCTCGTCGACCGCGACATCCAGGTGACAATCCAGCGGTTCTGGTCGCGGATGACCGGCACGGAGAAGCTCAGGATGGTCGCGGAACTGGCGCTGGGCGTCACCGACAGCCGGACGCTCGGGTTCGCGGTCGGTGGATTCGTCGGCGGGCTCGTCGGTCTGGCCGCCGAAGCGCTCGGCGGACCGTACGTGCTACCGCCGGTTCCGGGCGGGCTCGGCGTCCTCGGCTGGATAGTGGGGATTGTCGTCTCCGCCGCAGAGGTCGTGCTGTTCGCCATCGCGGGCGGAGCCGTGCTGGGTGCGGTGTTCGTCGTGCTGTTCGCGCGGGCCGCGCCCGAGGAGGACGTCGAGGAGTTCTCGATGGACGAGCTCACCGACACGGACGTAGTGTCGGCGATGATGGAGGAGTTCCGGCGGTTCAGCCCGGGCGGCGCGGAAGCGCTCATCGACGAGCGCGACGCGTTCATCGCGCACAACCTCGTCGGGCTCCGGAATCAGGGCAAGCACGTCGTCGCCGTCGTCGGCGCTGGCCACCGGGAAGGCATCGAACACTACCTCGCGAACCCCGAGGAGCTCCCGCCGATGGAGGGGCTCACCGGCCGGGAGTCGGGCGGGTCGTGGCTGTCGAAGGCCTTCGGCCTGCTCATCACGGTGGGCTTTCTCGCGTTCTTCGCGCTGCTCGTGATGGCGGGGGTGGACAACACCATTCTGCTCCAGGTGTTCGGCGCGTGGTTTCTCTTCAACGGGGCTATCTCTCTGATCGCGGCGAAACTCGCGGGCGCTCACTGGACGTCTGCGGGCATCGGCGGTGCGGTCGCGTGGCTCACGTCGGTGAATCCGCTTCTGGCACCGGGCTGGTTCGCGGGCTACGTCGAGTTGCGGTACCTCTCGGTCCGAGTCGCGGACATCAGCACCTTGAACGACCTGCTCGACGACGAGACCCGGCCGATTCGGGACATCGTCTCGGACATGCTGGACGTGCCGCTGTTCCGGCTCATCGCCGTCGTCGCGATGACGAACATCGGGAGCATCGTCGCGACGCTGCTGTTCCCGTTCGTGATTCTCCCGCTCGTCGGCGGGCCGTTCGACTCGGTCGCCGCGGTCTCGGACGCGATGGTCCGCGGCGCGGAGAACAGCGCTGACGCCATCTGGGGGCTGCTCCGGTGA
- a CDS encoding zinc metalloprotease, giving the protein MNVSRRELRDLAAAWLLLGLAFALFRVPVSPTTMTEVLGSRFFAREFLLSLATVGVAFLLHELAHKVVAVRFGQDAEFRADYGMLGLAVAGGLAGFLFAAPGAVHHRGYITPRENGLIAVAGPLTNAALAVVSLALLPVAPDIGARGLFINVLLAGFNMIPFGPLDGATVLEWSPVAYAGAAVVTIGPAALYFLGLL; this is encoded by the coding sequence GTGAACGTCTCCCGCCGCGAACTGCGGGACCTCGCCGCGGCCTGGCTCCTGCTGGGACTGGCGTTCGCGCTGTTCCGGGTGCCGGTGTCGCCGACCACGATGACCGAGGTTCTGGGGAGCCGCTTTTTCGCGCGGGAGTTCCTGCTCAGTCTCGCGACGGTCGGCGTCGCGTTCCTGCTGCACGAACTCGCGCACAAGGTCGTCGCGGTTCGCTTCGGGCAGGACGCCGAGTTCCGCGCCGACTACGGGATGCTCGGGCTCGCGGTCGCCGGCGGGCTGGCCGGGTTCCTGTTCGCGGCACCGGGCGCAGTCCACCACCGCGGGTACATCACGCCCCGGGAGAACGGACTCATCGCGGTCGCCGGTCCGCTGACGAACGCCGCGCTCGCCGTCGTCTCGCTCGCGCTGCTGCCGGTCGCGCCCGACATCGGGGCACGCGGCCTGTTCATCAACGTCCTGCTTGCTGGGTTCAACATGATTCCGTTCGGGCCGCTGGACGGCGCGACAGTGCTGGAGTGGAGTCCGGTCGCGTACGCCGGAGCCGCCGTCGTGACCATCGGGCCGGCGGCCCTGTACTTCCTCGGCCTGCTCTGA
- the gatC gene encoding Asp-tRNA(Asn)/Glu-tRNA(Gln) amidotransferase subunit GatC, producing MTDAVDAEEIRHVADLARLDLADDEVEEFVDQCGAILEHFEQLEEVPEVDADPDLVNVMRPDEVEESLSQADALANAEESEDGRFKGPNVS from the coding sequence ATGACTGACGCCGTCGACGCCGAGGAGATTCGCCACGTCGCGGACCTCGCGCGCCTCGACCTGGCCGACGACGAGGTCGAGGAGTTCGTCGACCAGTGCGGGGCCATCCTCGAACACTTCGAGCAGCTCGAGGAGGTCCCGGAGGTGGACGCCGACCCCGACCTCGTGAACGTGATGCGGCCCGACGAGGTCGAGGAGTCGCTGTCCCAGGCGGACGCGCTCGCGAACGCCGAGGAATCCGAGGACGGCCGCTTCAAGGGGCCGAACGTCTCGTAA